Genomic DNA from Mesorhizobium sp. J428:
CGCTACTTCTAACTGATACTTGTTCGGTCCTGTCGGCGCCTTGCTCGCGCGTCGACAGGACTGCTTGTCCTGATGCAAGCGTTCTCCTAATCGCAATTGTGGCGACCGCAAACGCAGGGTCATGACTGTGCTGATACGCGAAAAGTTTGCCGGCTAAAGCTTGGATGCCATTTTCTGAGGCCTTACAAATCGGCAAACTTCGTTGCACGTTCAGCGCCCACGGTAATTGTAGTCTTTTCGCATAATTGAACGCGGCCGCTGGGTTTCGACGATACCGAACCGCTCGTTGCGGCGCTCGATGGACCCCGATTCCGTTACGCGAAACACGACGTCCGGGTTTGAGACCGAGCGCACGACATCACCGGGCTTACCGTCACCTCGGTAAAGGCGTCGATTCGCTGGACATTTGATACGGCTGAGTTCGGTTCGGCCGTTGCGCCAAGCGGGTGCGCGATTGCTAAGGTGGCGGAACTCAGAAGGATAGCTGAAGAAATTGCTGTGAGTTTCATAGATATCTCCTTGCACTCCGGCGGGGAGTTTCTGTGCGGCTAGTATCCGGGCTCATCCTACAAGGTGGCCCAGATTACTTCCCCGAATGATTCGGATCTCGCTCGCCAGGGAGAAGCGGGCGCCGGTAATCGACGGTATCGTAACGCTGGTTGCGCCGCTCAACAGTGCCATTTTCCATCACTGTGAATACGACATCCGGATTTGAGACCGAACGGATGACATCGCCCGGCTGGCCTTGGCCGCGGAACAACCCTTCTATCCGTGCGGCGTTAGATGCCGCAGAGTTCGGTGACGCACCCGGGTCTGCAGTGTGAGCGAATGCTGCAGGCACAGGAGCGACAATCAGGAAGGCAATAAGGGGTGCGGTCGGCCTGATCATGATTTCCTCTTTTCGGTTTCTCTGGGCGCGATCTGCTGATCGCGCCCAGAGCCGCTCAGCGCGGGGGGGACTGGACGCGACTTGCCTACTTGCCCGAATAGATGTCCGAGCGCGTGACGTTTGCAGAGTAACCGTAGAGCGTCGGATCGGTGTCCTGCGAGCGAGGCGCGATGGAATGAGTGCGGTTGTAATCCACCGCCGGCGTGCTGCTTGTGTCGTGGCCCGTGCGCACCGCTGCCGGAGTATTGTTACCCGGGAACACGGTGGCTTCCTGAGCCAGAACGGGACCGGCGGCGAGGGTCAAAGCCAGCACCAGAGGAAACTTGTAGGCAGACATAGGATGGTCCTTTCATTTTCTGCTGCAGCCGTCGGGAGCAAGTGGCTGCACCGCCTATTGATCGGCGATGAAAGGAAGATAGCCGGCGACTCTCGCAGCGGCTTTTCCTTGGCCTTAAATATCTGACAATCTCGGCGCGCCGAGCGTCGCGCTGTGGTCAATCAGCAACACATGGCCGTTGATCTGCGCGGGAGCGACATGCCTTACGCGCATGTAAACTCGACGCAAAAGCCGCGCAAAGAGCCCGGTTCCTACTCCACATCGCGCTCATGACCGGCGATATCCGTCGGAACACCGGCGCAGTTGCATCCAAATTGGAGGTGGGAACCCGTGAAAAAATCTTTGATTCTATTGTCTTCGGCGTTTGGCGCATTGGGCGCAATGCCCGCTTGGAGCGCCGATGCCGTTATGTTGCCTGAGCCCGAACCTGTTGAATACGTGCGCATCTGCGACGCCTACGGGGCCGGCTTTTTCTACATTCCCGGCACTGAAACGTGCCTGGCGATGAGCGGTTACGTCTACTATCAGATCGGCGCTGAGAGCCGAGGCGTCGGTGACACGCCGCCTTTGACCTTTCATCCCGGCGATCAGTTCAACGAAGGCTTCTACAAGACTGTTCGCGCGCGGGTGAACTTCGACGCACGCTCGCAGACTGACTGGGGCACGCTCCGTTCATTTATTCGCCTTGAAGCCAACTGGAATGGAGCAGGCGACGGCCCCGCATTCGTCGATCAGGCGTTTATCGAACTCGGCGGTCTGCGCATGGGCTATACGGAATCGGCATGGACATCCACGCAGGGCGGCGGAGTGTCCAACTTTCCGGGCTCGCACTCCTGGTCTGGACTGGGTTATGGCTACCAGCAACGGCCACTCATAGCCTACACCTATACGGCCGGAAACGGCTTCTACGGTACTCTGTCTCTTGAAGACGATACGCTCGCCGGGGATGGCTATATGCCGGACGTCGTTGCAAAGGTCGGCGTCAATCAGGGATGGGGCGGTGCGTGGGCTCAATTCGGCTACGACGAATCGTTCCTTGGAACTGATGGGTATGCGGCGAAGCTCGGTCTTCACCTGAACATGCCCAACATGCCTGGATCGTCCCTCAGGCTCATCGGCACCTACGCCAACAATGCGAATATCTATTCGACCGGCCAGTTCGATGCAATCAGTTCTGAATGGTCGATCCTCGCGTCGTACAACCAGCAGTTCACAGAAACGCTGGGCGTCTCGGTCGCAGGACACTACTACAACAACCTGCACGCGGGTCTGGCGACGACCGGCATCAATGCATATGCAGCTGAGACCTCAGTAGTGTGGTTCCCTGTCTCGCAGTTTGAAGTGCGCAGCGAGCTTGCCTACAGCAAGATTGAGACTCTCGACGGGACGGTCTCCGGGTTCCTTCGCTTCACCCGCTACTTCTAACTCACGACTTGATCGGTCCTGTCGGCGC
This window encodes:
- a CDS encoding porin, with translation MKKSLILLSSAFGALGAMPAWSADAVMLPEPEPVEYVRICDAYGAGFFYIPGTETCLAMSGYVYYQIGAESRGVGDTPPLTFHPGDQFNEGFYKTVRARVNFDARSQTDWGTLRSFIRLEANWNGAGDGPAFVDQAFIELGGLRMGYTESAWTSTQGGGVSNFPGSHSWSGLGYGYQQRPLIAYTYTAGNGFYGTLSLEDDTLAGDGYMPDVVAKVGVNQGWGGAWAQFGYDESFLGTDGYAAKLGLHLNMPNMPGSSLRLIGTYANNANIYSTGQFDAISSEWSILASYNQQFTETLGVSVAGHYYNNLHAGLATTGINAYAAETSVVWFPVSQFEVRSELAYSKIETLDGTVSGFLRFTRYF